One stretch of Clavibacter californiensis DNA includes these proteins:
- a CDS encoding tetratricopeptide repeat protein, giving the protein MDHDDWDVRVAAFWAAADDERADETVAAMRELVSERPAGEPRALFELACAHDLVGREAEAVPLYRRALDGGLDPEHRPLAVIQLASSLRNVGEATEAVDLLEALPDDEHATGRDAFLALALHDAGRPTEALAVALRRLAPTLPAYGRAVAAYADELAERASDSDDGSDARSDLPG; this is encoded by the coding sequence ATGGACCACGACGACTGGGACGTACGGGTCGCCGCCTTCTGGGCGGCCGCCGACGACGAACGCGCGGACGAGACCGTCGCCGCGATGCGGGAGCTGGTCTCGGAACGCCCGGCCGGGGAACCGCGGGCGCTCTTCGAGCTGGCGTGCGCGCATGACCTCGTGGGCCGCGAGGCGGAGGCCGTGCCGCTGTACCGGCGGGCGCTCGACGGCGGGCTGGATCCGGAGCACCGGCCGCTCGCGGTGATCCAGCTCGCGAGCTCCCTGCGGAACGTCGGCGAGGCCACGGAAGCGGTCGACCTCCTGGAGGCGCTGCCCGACGACGAGCACGCGACGGGACGCGACGCGTTCCTCGCGCTCGCGCTGCACGACGCGGGACGCCCGACGGAGGCGCTGGCCGTCGCGCTCCGACGGCTCGCGCCCACGCTGCCGGCGTACGGCCGGGCGGTCGCGGCCTACGCGGACGAGCTCGCGGAGCGCGCCAGCGACAGCGACGACGGCAGCGACGCACGATCCGACCTGCCAGGCTGA
- a CDS encoding LacI family DNA-binding transcriptional regulator: MPRRATIHDVAAAAGVSVSTVSKAVNGRYGISAETSRRVMEVVERLGYESSLVASSMRSHRTGVIGVLVAGFEPFSAEILKGVGAALRNSQYDLLAYSGSRPVDNTGWERRSLSRLSGTLIDGAIMVTPTVVTAQTEIPVVSIDPHTGPADLPSVESDSLGGALQATRHLLELGHRRIGFLAGRPDLRSASLREAGYRRALQDAGIAFDPALVRSGLFLTAAAREPARALLAMPDPPTAIFAANDLSGIAILQVAAELGMRVPEDLSVIGFDDIPEASQMTPPLTTIRQPMQRLGTTAVDLLMSLMSGTGPEAMHVQLPTRLVRRATTGPPPPRGR, encoded by the coding sequence ATGCCCCGCCGCGCCACCATCCACGACGTCGCCGCTGCCGCCGGCGTCTCGGTGTCCACCGTGTCCAAGGCGGTGAACGGGCGCTACGGGATCTCGGCCGAGACGTCGCGCCGCGTGATGGAGGTCGTCGAGCGCCTCGGCTACGAGTCGAGCCTCGTGGCGAGCAGCATGCGCTCCCACCGCACGGGCGTGATCGGCGTGCTGGTGGCGGGCTTCGAGCCGTTCAGCGCGGAGATCCTGAAGGGCGTGGGCGCGGCCCTGCGGAATTCGCAGTACGACCTCCTGGCATACAGCGGCTCCCGTCCCGTCGACAACACGGGGTGGGAGCGCCGGTCGCTGAGCCGGCTGAGCGGCACCCTCATCGACGGCGCGATCATGGTGACGCCCACGGTCGTGACCGCCCAGACGGAGATCCCCGTCGTCTCCATCGACCCGCACACCGGGCCCGCCGACCTGCCGAGCGTCGAGTCCGACAGCCTCGGCGGCGCGCTCCAGGCGACGCGGCACCTCCTCGAGCTCGGCCACCGGCGGATCGGGTTCCTGGCCGGCCGCCCCGACCTCCGCTCGGCGAGCCTGCGTGAGGCCGGCTACCGCCGCGCCCTGCAGGACGCCGGCATCGCGTTCGACCCGGCGCTCGTGCGGTCGGGCCTCTTCCTCACCGCGGCCGCGCGGGAGCCGGCGCGCGCCCTGCTGGCGATGCCGGACCCGCCGACCGCGATCTTCGCCGCCAACGACCTCTCGGGCATCGCGATCCTGCAGGTGGCCGCCGAGCTCGGAATGCGCGTGCCCGAGGACCTCTCCGTCATCGGCTTCGACGACATCCCGGAGGCGTCGCAGATGACGCCGCCGCTGACCACGATCCGCCAGCCCATGCAGCGCCTCGGCACGACCGCGGTCGATCTCCTCATGTCGCTGATGTCCGGCACCGGGCCCGAGGCGATGCACGTGCAGCTGCCGACGCGCCTCGTGCGCCGGGCGACGACGGGGCCGCCGCCGCCGCGCGGCCGCTGA
- a CDS encoding extracellular solute-binding protein, protein MKARKILTGSAALLVGALALAGCSGSGSGNGDDGGPVEMTLWHNSTTGPGKAFWDKTTADFNAANPGVTVTPTSIQNEDLDGKLQTALNSGDAPDIFLQRGGGKLAATVAAGQVMDITDGISADAKAGIAQSAFDANSIDGKAYAMPVAVLPSGIFYSQDLFTAAGITETPKTMDELDAAVDKLKATGVAPIALGAKDAWPAAHWYFNFALRECSSATLEKAATDKDFSDDCWIKAGQDVEDLVGTNPFNDGFLTTAAQQGAGSSAGLIANKKAAMELMGAWDPGVIAGLTPDTKPLADLSWFPFPEISGGAGEPGSIMGGIDGYSCSAQAPKACVDFLNYIGTADVQKEYYAAFNAPPVNTEAQTAVTEPYLKEIIAAYNDAPYVSQWLDTVYGLNVGNAMNVGVVDLMAGDGSPEKLIQTVGDAAKKA, encoded by the coding sequence ATGAAGGCACGGAAGATCCTCACGGGATCCGCGGCCCTGCTCGTGGGGGCCCTCGCCCTCGCCGGCTGCAGCGGCAGCGGTTCCGGCAACGGCGACGACGGCGGCCCCGTCGAGATGACGCTGTGGCACAACTCCACCACCGGCCCGGGCAAGGCGTTCTGGGACAAGACGACCGCGGACTTCAACGCCGCGAACCCCGGCGTCACCGTCACGCCCACGTCGATCCAGAACGAGGACCTCGACGGCAAGCTCCAGACCGCGCTCAACTCGGGCGACGCGCCGGACATCTTCCTGCAGCGCGGCGGCGGCAAGCTCGCCGCGACGGTCGCCGCGGGACAGGTCATGGACATCACGGACGGCATCTCCGCCGACGCGAAGGCCGGGATCGCGCAGAGCGCGTTCGACGCGAACTCGATCGACGGCAAGGCGTACGCCATGCCCGTCGCCGTGCTCCCCAGCGGCATCTTCTACAGCCAGGACCTCTTCACGGCGGCCGGCATCACGGAGACGCCGAAGACCATGGACGAGCTGGACGCGGCCGTCGACAAGCTCAAGGCCACGGGCGTCGCCCCCATCGCGCTCGGCGCGAAGGACGCGTGGCCCGCCGCGCACTGGTACTTCAACTTCGCGCTCCGCGAGTGCAGCTCCGCCACGCTCGAGAAGGCCGCCACGGACAAGGACTTCAGCGACGACTGCTGGATCAAGGCGGGCCAGGACGTCGAGGACCTCGTGGGCACGAACCCCTTCAACGACGGCTTCCTCACCACCGCGGCGCAGCAGGGCGCCGGCTCCTCGGCCGGCCTCATCGCCAACAAGAAGGCGGCCATGGAGCTCATGGGCGCCTGGGACCCGGGAGTCATCGCGGGCCTGACGCCGGACACGAAGCCGCTGGCCGACCTGTCCTGGTTCCCCTTCCCGGAGATCTCCGGCGGCGCGGGTGAGCCCGGCTCCATCATGGGCGGCATCGACGGGTACTCCTGCTCCGCGCAGGCCCCGAAGGCGTGCGTCGACTTCCTCAACTACATCGGCACCGCCGACGTGCAGAAGGAGTACTACGCGGCCTTCAACGCCCCGCCCGTGAACACCGAGGCGCAGACCGCGGTCACCGAGCCGTACCTGAAGGAGATCATCGCGGCGTACAACGACGCCCCCTACGTCTCCCAGTGGCTCGACACCGTCTACGGCCTGAACGTCGGCAACGCGATGAACGTCGGCGTGGTCGACCTCATGGCGGGCGACGGCAGCCCGGAGAAGCTCATCCAGACCGTCGGCGACGCGGCCAAGAAGGCCTAG
- a CDS encoding carbohydrate ABC transporter permease encodes MAIRESSLDEQRPAADPAHPEGGVVTTPPSAVRARRRGLGWSGRLEVLILVGPALLFFLGFVIYPVVMAAYYGFFSWQGFGPPTVFVGFRNYITILQDPTFHEALMHNAVIVILSLVLQGPVAILVALLLNRKLRGQSIIRVLIFVPYVISEVVVGTGWSLMLQGSGALNGFLANIGLADLQQDWLANPDIAIWSLMTIITWKYIGFAVILFLAGLQGIPEELSEAAAIDGASYWQIQRRITLPLLAPTLRIWAFLSIIGSLQLFDLVYIIWGQYISATAGTSTMATYLVANGRGSGNYGYGNAVAVVLFLISLVVALVYQRFILNRDTAGALTGAGRKKK; translated from the coding sequence ATGGCTATCCGCGAGAGCTCGCTCGACGAGCAGCGTCCCGCGGCTGATCCTGCACACCCCGAGGGCGGCGTCGTGACGACGCCGCCCTCGGCGGTGCGTGCGCGACGCCGCGGCCTCGGCTGGTCCGGTCGCCTCGAGGTCCTGATCCTCGTCGGCCCGGCCCTCCTCTTCTTCCTGGGCTTCGTCATCTACCCCGTGGTGATGGCGGCCTACTACGGCTTCTTCAGCTGGCAGGGCTTCGGCCCGCCCACGGTGTTCGTGGGCTTCCGGAACTACATCACGATCCTCCAGGACCCCACGTTCCACGAGGCGCTGATGCACAACGCCGTCATCGTGATCCTGTCGCTCGTGCTCCAGGGCCCGGTCGCGATCCTCGTGGCGCTCCTGCTCAACCGGAAGCTGCGCGGCCAGTCGATCATCCGCGTGCTGATCTTCGTGCCGTACGTGATCTCCGAGGTCGTCGTCGGCACCGGCTGGAGCCTCATGCTCCAGGGCTCCGGCGCGCTCAACGGCTTCCTCGCGAACATCGGCCTGGCCGACCTCCAGCAGGACTGGCTCGCCAACCCCGACATCGCGATCTGGTCGCTCATGACGATCATCACCTGGAAGTACATCGGCTTCGCGGTGATCCTCTTCCTCGCCGGCCTCCAGGGGATCCCCGAGGAGCTGTCCGAGGCGGCCGCCATCGACGGCGCGTCGTACTGGCAGATCCAGCGGCGCATCACGCTGCCGCTGCTCGCGCCGACGCTGCGCATCTGGGCGTTCCTGTCGATCATCGGCTCGCTGCAGCTGTTCGACCTCGTCTACATCATCTGGGGCCAGTACATCTCGGCCACCGCGGGGACCTCGACCATGGCCACGTACCTCGTGGCGAACGGACGCGGATCCGGCAACTACGGGTACGGCAATGCCGTCGCCGTGGTGCTCTTCCTCATCTCCCTGGTCGTCGCGCTCGTCTACCAGCGCTTCATCCTCAACCGCGACACCGCCGGCGCCCTCACGGGTGCGGGAAGGAAGAAGAAGTGA
- a CDS encoding carbohydrate ABC transporter permease: MTAVTAAPRNADLDPTYSAKTPKPKRAKTPGQGKNPIPYLVAVVLIALMLTPVAYIILGGFRTNAQITTDPAGFPSPFQIQNYVDVLGGSMFWRQVGNSLIAAIGTTVGAVVLGLMASYVLARYTFFGRGALYALFASGLMFPITVAITPLYIVIRSLGLTNSLPGIILPQIAFALPTTIIILVPFLRAIPDEIQEAAFIDGCSRIGFFFRMVVRLSMPGVITVGILAFIGSWNSYLLPLFLLSDASIYTLPLGVQSFSSQYSVDTAKVLAFTSLSMIPALIFFSIFERRIVGGLTGAVKG; encoded by the coding sequence GTGACCGCCGTCACCGCGGCTCCGCGCAACGCGGACCTGGATCCCACCTACTCGGCGAAGACGCCGAAGCCCAAGCGGGCGAAGACGCCCGGACAGGGCAAAAACCCCATCCCGTACCTCGTCGCGGTCGTGCTGATCGCCCTGATGCTGACGCCGGTGGCGTACATCATCCTGGGCGGGTTCCGCACGAACGCGCAGATCACGACCGACCCGGCGGGCTTCCCGTCGCCGTTCCAGATCCAGAACTACGTCGACGTGCTCGGGGGCTCGATGTTCTGGCGGCAGGTGGGCAACTCGCTCATCGCGGCCATCGGCACCACGGTCGGCGCGGTCGTCCTCGGCCTCATGGCGAGCTACGTGCTGGCCAGGTACACGTTCTTCGGCCGGGGAGCGCTCTACGCGCTCTTCGCGTCCGGGCTCATGTTCCCCATCACGGTGGCGATCACGCCGCTCTACATCGTGATCCGCTCGCTCGGCCTCACGAACTCGCTGCCGGGGATCATCCTCCCGCAGATCGCGTTCGCGCTCCCGACGACGATCATCATCCTGGTGCCGTTCCTGCGGGCCATCCCGGACGAGATCCAGGAGGCCGCGTTCATCGACGGGTGCAGCCGCATCGGGTTCTTCTTCCGCATGGTCGTGCGGCTGTCGATGCCGGGCGTCATCACGGTGGGCATCCTCGCGTTCATCGGCAGCTGGAACAGCTACCTGCTGCCGCTGTTCCTCCTGAGCGACGCGTCGATCTACACGCTGCCCCTCGGCGTGCAGTCGTTCTCGTCGCAGTACTCGGTGGACACGGCCAAGGTGCTCGCGTTCACGTCGCTGTCGATGATCCCGGCGCTGATCTTCTTCTCGATCTTCGAGCGCCGCATCGTCGGCGGCCTCACCGGCGCGGTGAAGGGGTGA
- a CDS encoding beta-xylosidase/alpha-l-arabinosidase: MTLEEKLAQIVGYWVDQGGEVVAPMQGEMATTGKYEEATEHGLGHLTRVYGTRPVDPVERASWLWAEQRRLRTETRLGIPALVHEECLTGLAAWQAATFPTPLAWGASFDPGLVEEMAALIGRSMRELGVHQGLAPVLDVIRDARWGRVDECIAEDPYVVGTIGTAYVRGLQSAGIHATLKHFVGYSVSQSGRNHAPAHVGPRFVEDVLLPPFEMAVLDGGVRSVMNSYAEIDGAPVGATPEYLTDVLRGRWGFDGVVVSDYFSVAFLQVMHAVAGDRGEAAESALAAGIDVELPTGDAYLAPLAERIRAGLADESLVDRAVLRVLAEKEELGLLDATFEDPPTSIDLDTPAHRDVARRLAEESIVLLANDGTLPLADDGTLPLAGAGRTAPGRIALIGPNADSAEALMGCYSFANHVLAHHPGTPLGFAIPTVAEALRAELPDSELVVVAGAEVGGDDRSGFDAAVEAARGSDLAVVVVGDRAGLFGRGTVGEGNDVESLELPGVQRELVEAVRATGTPVVVVLLTGRPYAVAWALEGDAAPAAVLQAFFPGEEGGSAIAGVLSGRVSPSGRLPVSLPRSAGAQPFSYLHPILGGPSEVTSADPTPVLPFGYGLSYTTFARSDLRVETAEVAAGEAFTATVEVRNTGDRDGTDVVQLYARDVQGSVTRPVAQLLGYLRLDLAAGESVRVTFRVPTTRLALTDLRYRRVVEPGAVELWVGPSSAVKETEAAIAIIGSACHVTIADERYVGTSVERVGVAERVLAPS; this comes from the coding sequence ATGACCCTCGAGGAGAAGCTGGCGCAGATCGTCGGCTACTGGGTCGACCAGGGCGGCGAGGTCGTCGCTCCCATGCAGGGCGAGATGGCCACGACCGGCAAGTACGAGGAGGCGACCGAGCACGGCCTCGGGCACCTCACCCGCGTGTACGGCACGCGACCGGTGGATCCGGTCGAGCGCGCCTCCTGGCTGTGGGCCGAGCAGCGGCGGCTGCGGACGGAGACGCGGCTCGGGATCCCGGCGCTCGTGCACGAGGAGTGCCTCACCGGGCTCGCCGCGTGGCAGGCCGCGACCTTCCCCACGCCGCTCGCGTGGGGCGCGTCCTTCGACCCGGGTCTCGTGGAGGAGATGGCCGCGCTCATCGGCAGATCCATGCGCGAGCTCGGCGTGCACCAGGGCCTTGCGCCCGTGCTCGACGTGATCCGCGACGCCCGCTGGGGCCGCGTCGACGAGTGCATCGCGGAGGACCCGTACGTGGTCGGCACCATCGGCACCGCGTACGTCCGCGGGCTGCAGTCCGCCGGGATCCACGCGACGCTCAAGCACTTCGTCGGCTACTCGGTCTCGCAGTCCGGACGCAACCACGCGCCCGCGCACGTGGGCCCGCGCTTCGTGGAGGACGTGCTGCTGCCGCCCTTCGAGATGGCGGTGCTCGACGGCGGGGTGCGGTCGGTCATGAACTCGTACGCGGAGATCGACGGCGCGCCCGTCGGCGCCACCCCCGAGTACCTGACCGACGTGCTCCGCGGCCGCTGGGGCTTCGACGGCGTCGTGGTCTCCGACTACTTCTCGGTCGCGTTCCTCCAGGTGATGCACGCCGTCGCGGGCGACCGTGGCGAGGCGGCCGAGTCGGCGCTCGCCGCGGGCATCGACGTGGAGCTGCCCACCGGCGACGCGTACCTCGCGCCGCTGGCCGAGCGGATCCGCGCCGGGCTCGCCGACGAGTCGCTCGTCGACCGCGCGGTGCTCCGCGTGCTCGCCGAGAAGGAGGAGCTGGGGCTGCTCGACGCGACGTTCGAGGATCCGCCCACGTCGATCGATCTCGACACCCCCGCCCACCGGGACGTCGCGCGCCGGCTCGCGGAGGAGTCGATCGTGCTGCTCGCCAACGACGGCACCTTGCCGCTCGCCGACGACGGCACCCTGCCGCTCGCCGGCGCCGGCAGGACCGCTCCCGGCCGCATCGCGCTCATCGGCCCCAACGCCGACAGCGCCGAGGCGCTCATGGGCTGCTACTCGTTCGCGAACCACGTGCTCGCGCACCACCCGGGCACGCCGCTCGGGTTCGCGATCCCGACCGTCGCGGAGGCGCTCCGGGCGGAGCTGCCGGACAGCGAGCTCGTGGTCGTCGCGGGCGCCGAGGTCGGGGGCGACGACCGCTCCGGCTTCGACGCAGCGGTCGAGGCGGCACGCGGATCCGACCTCGCGGTCGTGGTCGTCGGCGACCGGGCGGGCCTGTTCGGCCGCGGCACGGTCGGCGAGGGCAACGACGTCGAGAGCCTCGAGCTGCCCGGAGTGCAGCGCGAGCTGGTCGAGGCCGTGCGCGCCACCGGGACGCCCGTGGTCGTGGTGCTGCTCACCGGTCGGCCGTACGCGGTGGCATGGGCTCTCGAAGGCGATGCGGCTCCGGCGGCCGTGCTCCAGGCGTTCTTCCCGGGCGAGGAGGGCGGATCCGCGATCGCGGGCGTCCTCTCCGGCCGGGTGTCGCCGTCGGGCCGCCTGCCCGTCTCGCTCCCGCGGTCCGCGGGCGCGCAGCCGTTCTCGTACCTGCACCCGATCCTGGGCGGCCCGAGCGAGGTGACGAGCGCGGATCCCACGCCCGTCCTCCCGTTCGGGTACGGCCTGTCGTACACGACGTTCGCGCGGAGCGACCTCCGGGTCGAGACGGCCGAGGTGGCGGCGGGGGAGGCGTTCACCGCGACCGTCGAGGTCCGCAACACGGGCGACCGCGACGGCACCGACGTCGTCCAGCTCTACGCGCGCGACGTGCAGGGCAGCGTCACGCGGCCCGTGGCGCAGCTGCTCGGCTACCTGCGGCTGGATCTGGCGGCCGGCGAGTCCGTGCGCGTCACGTTCCGGGTGCCCACCACGCGCCTCGCCCTCACCGACCTGCGGTACCGCCGCGTGGTCGAGCCGGGCGCGGTGGAGCTGTGGGTCGGTCCGTCGAGCGCCGTGAAGGAGACGGAGGCCGCGATCGCGATCATCGGATCCGCGTGCCACGTCACCATCGCGGACGAGCGGTACGTGGGCACGTCGGTCGAGCGCGTCGGCGTCGCCGAGCGGGTGCTCGCGCCGAGCTGA
- a CDS encoding helix-turn-helix transcriptional regulator gives MTEFASVLRSWRERVQPADVGLPAGSHRRTAGLRREELAALAGVSVDYVVRLEQGRSVNPSPQMLGALARALRLTEDERDHLHRVAGVAPPGRGEVPRHITPGVHRIVDRLGDVPIAVFTATHDMLLWNPLWAALNGDPSTRTGWDRNLVWTYFTRGHAGTDFDAVHEEEFARDLAADLRTAVGRYPADRALARLVARLRAEVPEFERRWSEGRVAEHRSSRKTVTSTPVGPITIDCDTLSVPGSDLRIVVYTAEPGSTDEARLDLLRVTGLQALTTAPVEVAGA, from the coding sequence ATGACCGAATTCGCGAGCGTCCTCCGCTCCTGGCGCGAGCGCGTGCAGCCGGCCGACGTGGGCCTGCCCGCGGGCTCCCACCGCCGCACCGCGGGCCTCCGCCGCGAGGAGCTCGCCGCGCTCGCGGGCGTGAGCGTCGACTACGTCGTGCGGCTCGAGCAGGGCCGGTCGGTGAACCCGTCGCCGCAGATGCTCGGCGCGCTCGCCCGCGCGCTCCGCCTCACCGAGGACGAGCGCGACCACCTGCACCGGGTCGCGGGCGTCGCCCCACCCGGACGCGGAGAGGTGCCGCGGCACATCACCCCGGGCGTGCACCGGATCGTCGACCGGCTCGGCGACGTGCCCATCGCGGTGTTCACGGCGACGCACGACATGCTGCTCTGGAACCCGCTGTGGGCCGCGCTCAACGGCGATCCGTCGACGCGCACCGGCTGGGACCGCAATCTCGTCTGGACCTACTTCACGCGAGGCCACGCGGGCACCGACTTCGACGCCGTGCACGAGGAGGAGTTCGCGCGCGACCTCGCGGCGGATCTGCGCACCGCGGTCGGCCGCTACCCCGCGGATCGCGCGCTCGCCCGCCTCGTCGCCCGACTGCGTGCGGAGGTGCCCGAGTTCGAACGCCGCTGGAGCGAGGGGCGCGTCGCCGAGCACCGGTCGAGTCGGAAGACCGTCACGAGCACGCCGGTCGGCCCCATCACGATCGACTGCGACACCCTCTCGGTGCCGGGCAGCGACCTCCGCATCGTCGTCTACACGGCGGAGCCCGGCAGCACGGACGAGGCGCGGCTGGATCTCCTCCGCGTCACGGGCCTGCAGGCGCTGACGACGGCGCCGGTGGAGGTCGCGGGGGCCTGA
- a CDS encoding SDR family NAD(P)-dependent oxidoreductase, translated as MTTTLITGSNRGLGLETARRLVEAGHTVHAGMRDTADGDAARAVGAHPVQLDVDDQASVDRAIASLPELDVLVNNAGILGGAQGVDDLTPEAMTAVLQTNVVAVVRVTQAALPLLRASAAPVIVNVASGVGWPRALRGEDTDERHVMTVPYATSKAALITATVQYAKNLPGFRINATDPGYTATDFNGNSGHQTVTEGTDATVAMALVGPDGPTGEFHSRHGRIEY; from the coding sequence ATGACCACGACACTGATCACCGGATCCAACCGGGGCCTCGGCCTCGAGACCGCCCGCCGCCTCGTCGAGGCCGGCCACACCGTGCACGCCGGCATGCGCGACACCGCCGACGGCGACGCCGCCCGCGCCGTGGGCGCCCACCCCGTGCAGCTCGACGTCGACGACCAGGCGAGCGTCGACCGCGCCATCGCCTCGCTGCCCGAGCTCGACGTGCTCGTCAACAACGCCGGGATCCTCGGCGGCGCACAGGGCGTCGACGACCTCACGCCCGAGGCGATGACGGCCGTGCTGCAGACGAACGTCGTCGCCGTGGTGCGCGTGACGCAGGCGGCCCTCCCGCTGCTGCGCGCATCCGCGGCTCCCGTGATCGTCAACGTGGCGTCGGGCGTCGGCTGGCCGCGCGCCCTCCGCGGCGAGGACACCGACGAGCGCCACGTGATGACCGTGCCGTACGCGACCTCGAAGGCCGCCCTCATCACCGCGACCGTGCAGTACGCCAAGAACCTGCCGGGCTTCCGCATCAACGCCACCGACCCCGGGTACACCGCGACCGACTTCAACGGCAACAGCGGACACCAGACGGTGACCGAGGGCACGGACGCGACCGTCGCGATGGCGCTCGTCGGACCCGACGGGCCGACCGGCGAGTTCCACAGCCGGCACGGGCGCATCGAGTACTGA
- a CDS encoding MSMEG_0567/sll0787 family protein, with translation MLLDVPALMGPPVVRSAPAFLVSEADGRDLDAYRRLRHDAFVEEQGIFADTDLDALDEDPRTVVLVARAAGGVVGGVRLAPVGARDIGWWTGSRLVVAPGARGIRGVGSALVRAAAVHAEQAGVLRFDATVQSRSAVLFRRLGWIPTGTAVVGGVDHVTMRWPVGRIQRLVDATKAHLAAVLEPGAPDGSAALGAALGGPGWVGDDGAPVPGTDVIAACDAILPSMVERDPEWAGWCGVLVNVNDLSAMGATPVGLLDSVAGRDAASVRRVMAGVRRGAAAWGIPILGGHTQLGVPAALSVTALGRTAHPVPGGGASAGQALSLTVDLSGSWRSGHRGAQWNSTEGRSPAELRDLAATVARARPAAAKDVSMAGIVGTAGMLAEASGTGAVVDVADVPVPGSADVAMGDWLTCFPGFGMLTADAPGASRMASPHATTAAIGRLTAEPGVGLRWPDGVVTPAVAAGVTGLGAA, from the coding sequence GTGCTCCTCGACGTCCCCGCCCTCATGGGCCCGCCGGTCGTCCGGTCGGCGCCGGCGTTCCTCGTGTCCGAGGCCGATGGGCGCGACCTCGACGCGTACCGGCGCCTACGGCACGACGCGTTCGTCGAGGAGCAGGGGATCTTCGCGGACACCGACCTCGACGCGCTCGACGAGGATCCGCGCACGGTCGTGCTGGTGGCGCGCGCCGCGGGCGGGGTCGTCGGCGGCGTGCGGCTCGCGCCCGTCGGCGCGCGGGACATCGGCTGGTGGACGGGGTCGCGGCTGGTCGTCGCGCCGGGCGCGCGCGGGATCCGGGGCGTCGGCTCGGCGCTCGTGCGGGCCGCGGCGGTGCACGCGGAGCAGGCCGGCGTGCTGCGCTTCGACGCGACCGTGCAGTCGCGGAGCGCCGTGCTCTTCCGGCGGCTGGGCTGGATCCCCACTGGCACCGCGGTCGTCGGCGGCGTCGACCACGTCACCATGCGCTGGCCCGTCGGCCGGATCCAGCGGCTCGTCGACGCGACCAAGGCGCACCTCGCCGCGGTGCTCGAGCCCGGGGCGCCGGACGGATCCGCCGCGCTCGGCGCCGCGCTCGGCGGCCCCGGCTGGGTGGGCGACGACGGCGCCCCCGTGCCCGGCACCGACGTGATCGCCGCGTGCGACGCGATCCTCCCCTCCATGGTGGAGCGGGATCCCGAGTGGGCCGGCTGGTGCGGCGTGCTCGTCAACGTCAACGACCTCAGCGCGATGGGCGCGACCCCCGTCGGCCTGCTCGACTCCGTGGCGGGCCGCGACGCCGCGTCCGTCCGCCGCGTGATGGCCGGCGTCCGCCGGGGCGCCGCGGCCTGGGGCATCCCGATCCTCGGCGGGCACACGCAGCTCGGCGTGCCCGCCGCCCTCAGCGTCACCGCCCTCGGCAGGACCGCCCATCCGGTCCCCGGGGGCGGTGCGTCCGCCGGCCAAGCCCTGAGCCTCACGGTCGACCTGTCCGGATCCTGGCGATCCGGCCACCGCGGAGCGCAGTGGAACTCGACCGAGGGGCGCTCCCCCGCGGAGCTCCGCGACCTCGCCGCGACCGTCGCGCGCGCCCGCCCGGCCGCCGCGAAGGACGTGAGCATGGCCGGGATCGTCGGCACCGCCGGCATGCTCGCGGAGGCGAGCGGCACGGGCGCCGTGGTCGACGTGGCGGACGTGCCCGTCCCCGGATCCGCCGACGTCGCGATGGGCGACTGGCTCACCTGCTTCCCCGGCTTCGGGATGCTGACCGCGGACGCCCCGGGCGCCTCGCGCATGGCGTCGCCGCACGCGACGACCGCGGCGATCGGACGACTGACCGCCGAGCCCGGGGTGGGCCTGCGCTGGCCCGACGGCGTCGTGACGCCCGCGGTCGCGGCGGGCGTCACGGGCCTCGGCGCGGCCTGA